The Ramlibacter sp. PS4R-6 nucleotide sequence TGGCCGTCACGCTCACCTGCGGCGTGGCCTGCTTGCGCGAGTACTTCACGGCGTTGGACAGGAGGTTGACGAAGGCCAGCTTGAGCAGCGACGGGTCGCCTTGCACCACCGGCAGGGTGCCGATCTTCCACTCGACGGCGGGCGAGTCGCCGCCGTTGGTGACGATCTCGCGCGCATCGGCCAGCACGTGGTTCAGGTCCACGTCTTCCTTGCGCACCTGCGCCTGGCCCAGGCGCGCGAACTCCAGCAGCGCCTTGATCATGCCGCGCGCCGCATCGCACGCCGCGATGATCTTCGCCAGGTGCCCCGCGCTCGCCGGCGTCAGGCCGCCCGCCTGGCTTTGCATCACCTGCGCGAACGAGTTGATGGTGGTGATGGGCTGCTGCAGGTCGTGCGCCAGCGTGCCGGCGAAGGACTGCAGGTCGCGGTTGGCCAGGCGCAGGTCCGACATCGCCTGCTCCAGCGCGTCGGTGGATTGCTTCAGCGCCACCAGGTTGCGCACGCGGATCAGGAGCTCCGAGCGGTCCAGCGGCTTGGTCAGGAAGTCGCGCGCGCCCGCGGCCAGGCCGCGCAGGCGCGCGTCGCGGTCGTCGGTGGCCGTCACCACCAGCACCGGCACCTGCGGCGCCGACTCGCGCAGCACCTCCAGCGCGGCAAAGCCGTCGATCACCGGCATCATCAGGTCCAGCAGGACCAGGTCGGGCGGCGCGGCCTCGATGGTCTCCAGCGCCTCCTTGGCGTTGGTGAAGGTGACCACCGAGTACGGCTCTCCCTGCAGGTAGGCCCGCAGCAGCCGAAGGTTCGTTTCCTTGTCGTCGACCGCGTAGATGACGGGCAGGCCGTTGCTCATTCGGCGGCGCGCAGCGGCGCGGGTGCGAAGCGCTCGACTTCCTGCAGGAAGTCCTTGTAGCGGATCGGCTTGGCGACGTAGCCGTCGCAGCCGGCGGCCAGGATGCGCTCGCGATCGCCCGCCATCGCGAGCGCGGTGACGGCCACCACGGGGATGCCGCGCGTGCGCACGTCGGCCTTCAGGATGCGCGTGGCCTGCAGGCCGTCCATGCCGGGCAGGTTCATGTCCATCAGGACCAGCTGCGGCCCGTGCTCGCGGGCCAGCGCGATGCCTTCCTCGCCCGTGCGTGCCTGCAGCACCTGGTGGCCTGCGCTGCGCAGCAGCATGGTGACGAACTTCATGTTGGCCGGCGTGTCTTCCACGACGAGGATCGGTGTGCTCACGACGCCACTCCCTCGCTCGACTCGAGCGCTTTGTGCACCTGGTCCACCAGGATGCTGCGCGCGCGCGGCAGGCTGGTGATGAAACCGGCATGGTTCAGGGCGGCGAGCATCTCGTCGCGCGAGTAGGGCTTCTGCAGCACCGCCGCGGCGCCCAGCGCCATGCCGCGCGGCGCGTCGGCCACGATGGAGACGATGACCACCGGCACCAGGGCGGCGGGGTTGTCGAAGTGCTTCAGCTGCACCAGCAGGTCCCAGCCGTCCATGTCGGGCAGCAGCAGGTCCAGGATGATCAGCTCGGGCATGCCGTCGGCGATCCATGCCAGCGCCGCGCGCGCGGTGGACACGCGCGCCACGCGGAAGCCCTCGGGCTCCAGCTGCAGGCGGATCAATTCGGCGGCATGGTCGTTGTCCTCGATCACCAGCACGATGGGCTGGTGGTCCGGGTGGCTGCCGGAGGTCAACGTGGACCCGGCCGGCTCGGGCGGTGCGTCCGCATCGCGCCAGGGCAGCCACACGTAGAAGCCCGTGCCTTCGCCGGGCGTGCTGGAAAGCGCCACGGTGCCGCCCGCCAGGCGCGACAGCTGGTCGACCAGCGCCAGGCCCAGGCCCGTGCCTTCCACTTCCTTCGACAGCGACGAATCCACCTGCGAAAACATCGTGAACAGCCGGTCGGCGTCGTCGGGCGCGATGCCTATGCCTTCGTCCTGCACCAGGATCTCGACGAAATGCTCGCTGGAGACCTGCGGCAGCGGCATGCGCACCTGCGTGGCGCCGCGCGCGCCCCAGCCCTTCACGTCGCGTGCCTCCACGCGCCGCACGCGCATCAGCACGCGCCCGCCCGGCTGCGAGAACTTCACGGCGTTGGACAGCAGGTTGTAGAGGATCTGCTTGGTCTTGCGCGCATCGAGCAGCAGCGACTCGCGGCCCAGGTTCACGTCCAGCTCCAGGCGCACGCGCCGCGCCATCGCGCGCTCGCGCA carries:
- a CDS encoding sensor histidine kinase → MSNGLPVIYAVDDKETNLRLLRAYLQGEPYSVVTFTNAKEALETIEAAPPDLVLLDLMMPVIDGFAALEVLRESAPQVPVLVVTATDDRDARLRGLAAGARDFLTKPLDRSELLIRVRNLVALKQSTDALEQAMSDLRLANRDLQSFAGTLAHDLQQPITTINSFAQVMQSQAGGLTPASAGHLAKIIAACDAARGMIKALLEFARLGQAQVRKEDVDLNHVLADAREIVTNGGDSPAVEWKIGTLPVVQGDPSLLKLAFVNLLSNAVKYSRKQATPQVSVTAILLAHNGHAIQVHDNGVGFDMAHAGKLFNPFERLHTVSEFEGTGMGLANVRRIMEKHGGTVKAESQVGHGATFTLVLR
- a CDS encoding response regulator, yielding MSTPILVVEDTPANMKFVTMLLRSAGHQVLQARTGEEGIALAREHGPQLVLMDMNLPGMDGLQATRILKADVRTRGIPVVAVTALAMAGDRERILAAGCDGYVAKPIRYKDFLQEVERFAPAPLRAAE